DNA from Terriglobus tenax:
TTCACGGCGAACACGCCGGCAACGGCGAGCGCCTTGGCGCATTGCTCACGCTGCGTGACGCACACTCCGCCAAGCAGCTTGAACAGGAGATCGAGGTTTCGCGCCGCCTGGCCGCCATCGGCCGTCTTACCTCCGGCGTCGGTCACGAGGTCAAGAACCCCATCAACGCCATGGTTGTGCACCTGGAGCTGCTGCGCGGCAAGCTGGCACAGCACAGCGACAACGGCGCACAGAAACACGTCGACATCCTGGCGCAGGAGATGCAGCGGCTGGATCGCGTCGTGCAAACACTGGCCGACTTCTCACGCCCGGTTGAGTTGCGGCTTGAAGACCACGACCTGCGCAGCCTCGTCCGCAAGGTTGGTGCGCTGACGACAGACGCCCTGGCGCAGCAGAAAGTCATGCTGATCGAAGAGCTTCCCGCGCTCCCCGTCACCGTCCACGTGGACGCCGAACTGCTGCAGCAGGCCTTGCTCAACATCGTTCTGAACGGCGCACAGGCCATGCCCGGCGGCGGCACGTTACGCATTGTGCTCGACCGTGAGAACAGCACCGCAAGACTGCGTATCATGGATGAGGGCGTCGGTATTCCCGGCGAACTTCTGCCAAAGGTTTTCGATCTGTACTTCACGACCAAGCCAAAAGGAAGCGGCATTGGGCTGGCTATGACCTATCGCATGCTGCAGTTGCACGGCGGCTCTATCGACGTTGCATCCAATACAAACCAGAGCGCACCGGACCACGGGACCACGTTCACTGTTCTGCTGCCTGTCAGCCACACGTTAGCGGAAAGGAACCGCGCATGAACCGCCAGCGTCTTCTATGGCTGGCGCTCGCCGGGGCATGCCTTGTGCCGCAGGGCTGCAAGCACTCACCTGGAACCGTGCAGGCCGCAACAGCGGCTCATCCCACCGCTCCGCCTATCCAGGTACCGCCGCCCTCGGTACGCGAAGATGAGTTAAAGGCACAGGCGCAGGCACCCGCTCCCCCACAGGAAGAGGAGCCTGCCCAGGAAGAGCCGCAGCAGCCGCGTCGTACACCGCGCCGCCGGCCTCAGCAGCCGGCCCAGCCCACACCTACACCTTCTCCAACACAGACGGCCAGCGTTGGCACGCCTGCGCCTGACCCTGCATCCGTCATCGGAGAGCTTTCCACCGGAGGCGAAATCTCAACGCAATCCCGCCAGCAGGCAGGCGAGTTCATCGCCGCCACGCAACGGCGTCTGGATGGACTTTCCGGCTCTCTGGTCCGCTCGCATAAGGCGGCCGTTGATCAGGTCAAAGATTTTCTGCTGAAGGCGCGCGAAGCCCTGAAGGCGGGAGATCTGGAAGGTGCAACCAACCTCACCACCAAGGCCAAGCTGCTGCTGGACGACATCGCGCGCTAAAAAGAAAGCGCTGAGGTTTTAGACCTCAGCGCCGTGGCACTTCTTGAACTTCTTGCCCGAGCCGCAGGGGCACAGATCGTTGCGGCCAACCTTCTCACCGGTCCGGATCTGCGTAACAGGCTCTGCGGAACCATCACCGCCCGCCTGGCGCGCCATCTCGAGCTCGCGCTCCTTGCGGCGCTGGAACTCCCGTTCCAACTCGTCAATGGTCGTCTGCGGAGCACGCGTCGGAATCGGGATATCCCGCGATTCCGGCACGGCATTCTCGGCCTCAAGCACCGGAGCTCCTTCCGAGTCCGGCGCCTGTACGGGGCGCAATGCTTCCATCTGCTCCAGCGTCTCAATCGGCGTTCCGTCCGGGCCGATGATCTGCATGCGGTAGAGCGTACGCAGCGTGTCCTCCTGGAAGCGAAGCATCATCGCCTCAAACATCTCGAAGGACTCCTTCTTGTAGGCAACCAGGGGGTCCTGCTGCGCGTATCCACGCAGGCCGATGCCCTCCTTCAGGTGGTCCATCGCCAGCAGGTGGTCCTTCCACAGGCTGTCGAGCACACTCAGCATGATCACGCGCTCGTGATAACGCATGCCCTGCGGCTGCAGAATCTGCTCCTTGAACTCGTACCGTGCGCGAAGCTTCTCGTAGATGGCTTCGCCCAGCTCGTGACGGTTCAGCTGCGAAGCGTCGACCTCCTTGTCCAGCCCCGGCCCAAAGACATCGGCCAGCGCCGCGAACAGCTCCTCGGTCTTCCAGTTATCCGGATGAGCATCGGCCGGTGCATGCGCATCAAGCGCAGCGCTCAGCGCCGTGGGTACGTAGTCATCAAGAATCAGTTCCTTCTGCTCGACGCCTTCCAGCAGACCCTTACGCAGGCCGTAGACGGCCTCGCGCTGCTTGTTCATGACGTCGTCATACTCAAGCACATGCTTGCGGCTTTCAAAGTTCTGCGTTTCAACGGCCTTCTGCGCGGCTTCGATACGGCGGGTGATCATGCCGCTTTCAATCGGCACACCCTCTTCCATACCCAGGCGCTGCAGCAGCGTGGAAACCCACTCACGCGCGAAGATGCGCATCAGGTCATCTTCGAGCGACAGGTAAAACTTTGACGCACCCGGATCGCCCTGGCGGCCGGCACGTCCACGCAGCTGGTTATCCACGCGGCGTGACTCATGGCGTTCCGTGCCGATGATGAACAGGCCACCTGCCTCGGACACCTTGGCACGCTCCGCCGCGGCCTTCGCCGCGTACTCGGCGTACACCGCATCCCACTGCTGCTGCCCGGTCTCAAACTCCTGCCCCTGGTACAGGAAGCGGGTCATGCCCGGTCCTGCCGTCGGCGAGATAGCGCCCTCCGCCGCACTGACCGCACGCGCCAGGCTCTTCTTCACCAGCTCCTGGCGAGCCATGAACTCGGCGTTGCCGCCCAGCAGAATATCGGTACCACGGCCTGCCATGTTGGTGGCGATGGTCACCATACCCAGGCGTCCGGCCTGCGCGACAATCTCCGCCTCGCGCTCGTGGAACTTGGCGTTCAGAACAACGTGACGCACGCCCTTCTGCTGCAGAATGTTCGACAGCAGCTCCGACTTCTCAATCGAGGTGGTGCCTACCAGCACCGGCTGCTGCGTGGCGTGCAGACGGGCAATCTCGTCGGCCACGGCAAAGTACTTCTCCTTCGCCGTACGGTAGACCACATCCTGGTGCTCGATGCGCAGCATCGGGCGATTCGTCGGGATGACCACGATCTCCAGCTTGTAGATCTTGTCGAACTCGGCCGCTTCTGTCTCCGCCGTTCCGGTCATGCCGGAGAGCTTCTTGTACAGGCGGAAGTAGTTCTGGAAGGTGATAGTGGCCAGCGTCTGGTCTTCCTTGCGGATGGCCACGCCTTCCTTGGCTTCAATCGCCTGATGCAGACCGTCTGACCAGCGGCGGCCCGGCATCATGCGGCCCGTGAACTCGTCGACGATGATGATCTCGCCGTCGCGGACAACGTACTCCACGTCACGGCGATAGAGTGTATGTGCCTTGATCGCCGTTTCGACGTGATGCTTCAGGTCCCAGTTCTCGGGGTCGGCAATGTTGCCGATACCAAGCAGGCCTTCAATCTTTTCCCAGCCCTCATCGGTGACGGTAATGGCCTTGTGCTTCTCGTCCACCACGTAGTCGCCGGTGTAGGTCTTGGTCTCCAGCGTCTCGGTCAACTCACCCAGTTCCAGCTGAGGAATAATGACGTTCACGCGGGCATACTTGTCCGTCGTCTGGTCCGTGGGGCCGCTGATAATCAGCGGTGTGCGCGCTTCGTCAATCAGGATCGAGTCGACTTCGTCGACGATCGCGTAATAGTGCCCGCGCTGCACCAGGTCGGTCAGCTCGAACTTCATGTTGTCGCGCAGGTAATCGAAACCGAACTCGTTATTCGTGCCGTAGGTGATATCCGCGGCATAGGCCTCGCGGCGCTGGCGATCGTCCAGGTCATGCACAATGACACCGACACTCAGGCCCAGGAAGCCGTAGATCTTGCCCATCCACTCGGCATCGCGCTTGGCCAGGTAATCGTTCACCGTAACCACGTGTACGCCGCGGCCGGCCAGTGCATTCAGATAGCACGGCAGCGTGGCGACCAGCGTTTTACCTTCACCGGTACGCATTTCGGAGATCTTGCCCGAGTGCAGCACCATGCCGCCGATCAGCTGTACGTCAAAATGACGCATGCCAACGGCGCGCTTGCCGGCTTCGCGCACCACGGCGAAAGCCTCTGGCAGAATCTCGTCCAGGGCCGCCGACTCCGCAGCATACACCGCGTCGCGGTCTTCAATCCGATTGATCCGGGCAGCAATCCGCTCCCGGAATTCCACCGTCTTGGCGCGGAGCGCCTCATCCGAGAGCGCCGCAATCGACGGCTCAAGGGCATTAATCTGCTCCACCACCGGGAGCAATTTCTTCACGGCACGCTCGTTGCTGGTGCCGAAGACTTTCGCGAGAACAGTATTGATCAAACTGGTTGTCCCTCGGGCACACTTCGCCCATGTATCAGTTTAGACGAAAGCGATTGCCCTTGCTTTAGCGTAGGCCTAGCATCGCACACAGCAGCTAGAGTTGCAGCTTCAGGAATGGCGTCAAAACTGAACCAGACTGCCAAAGTGCCTGAACCACACAACTTGCATTCAACTCCGCACCTTCGGCACTGGTGTGCGTATGGTCAATCGGGAACAGCAGCTTCGTCTTCTCCTGCCCCATTGCTTCCAGCTTATTGGCCTCAATCGTCGCCATATCCACAAAGGCCACGTGCTCAGCCATCGCCGTCTGCCGGATAAAGCCGTCGTACCCCATATCCCGCTCAATTCGCCCATCGGTCCAGATGTTCCTGACCGTCAGGTTCAACAGGATCGGCGTAGCACCCTTCGCCCGCGTATCCGCAATATACTTCCGCAGATACCAGCCGAAGGTATGCACGGTTTCCTTCGTACCATCCTGCAGGGTTACTTCCTTCTGCTCTTCGCCGATTCCCTTCAGCGTACCGCGCGGCTTAGGTCCATCCAGATCGCCCCCATCGTTGTGGCCCATCTGAATCAGGACAAAATCCCCCTTCTTCACCTGAGCCAGCACGGCATCCCATGCGCCTTCATGGATAAAGGTCCGGCTGCTGCGACCGGCGCGGGCACGGTTCGCCACATTGATCTTCGTCGTATCGAAATAGTGCGCAAAGTGGTCGCCCCAGCCAAGGTCCGCCTTGTTCTGCGCGGTCGAGTCGCCCACAAGAAACACCGTCGGCAGCGCGGGGTTTAATGGCTGCTGCACAGCGTCATACTTCGGGGTAGGACGGGCCACAACATCGTCAGGATTGGTCTGGGATGCGGGCGTGGGTGCCTGCGCCAGCGTCACTGCGGAGCAAGCCAGCAACAGACAAACAGGAAAGATACGCATACGCGCCAATGTACTACTTTGCGCGCGGATGGGTCTCGTCATAGACCCGCTGCACCTGGTTCACCGTCAACTGCGTATATCGCTGCGTGGTCGATAACCGCTCGTGCCCCAGGATCTCCTGGATAGCCCGCAGGTCGGCGCCCTCCTCCAGCATGTGCGCTCCAAAGGCATGGCGCAGCGTGTGCGGATGCACATCCGCAGGCAGCCCTTTACTGACAGCAATCGCCTTCACAATCCGCCCGATGCTGCGCGTCGTCAGCCGCGCTTCGCCACGAATCCGCGCATTCACCAGCAGAGGCCCATCCTCCACCAGAGCTCCTTTGCCCGCCTTCTGCAGCCGCTGCTCCCGCTCCGGCATGTAGGCACGGATTACCTCCGCCGCTGCATCGCCCAGCGGGACAAACCGCTCCTTCTTCCCCTTGCCACGGATCAGTACGGCCTCGTTCCGCCACTGGATATCGTGCATGTCAATGCCCACCAGCTCCGAGTTGCGGATACCGCAGCCGTACAGCAGCTCCCAGATCGCACGTTCCCTTGCCGCCCAGCCAATGGCTTCCTCGTCGCCTTCCATCGAGTCGAGAACACGATTCACCTCTTCCACGCTGGGGACGCGCGGAAGGTGCTTCGGCAACTTGGGCGTGGAGACCAGAACAGCCGGATTCTGCTGCACATGCCCCGCCCTGGCCAGCCACTTGAACCATGACCGGATCGCCGCCAGTGCACGCGCCGCCGAAGGTTTGCCCAGCCCCCGATCGAACAGCACGGCAAGGTAGTTGCGGATGTGCGTATGCTCCACCCGGGCGATGCTTCCCTGCTCGCCAAAGCTCTCCGACAGATAGGCGGCGAAGTCCTTCAGCTCGCGGCGGTACGCACGGATGGTATGCGGCGAGGCACCACGCTCGTTCTCCACCACCCGCAGAAACTCGTCAGTCAGATCCTGAAAGCTCACGAGACTGCCTCCGTCCGCCGCTTCGCCCGGGGATGATGCAGCCGGTGCACCTGCTTCAGCCGGCCCAGCGCCACGTGCGTATAAACCTGCGTAGTGGCAATGTCGGCATGGCCCAGCAGCGTCTGCACACTGCGGAGGTCCGCTCCGTGCTCCACCATGTGCGTGGCGCAGCTATGCCGCAGCATGTGTGGACTGGCGTGCTTGTCCCACTTCTTCACCATGGACCACACCAGGTCGCGGGTCAGCGGCCTGCCACGCACACTCAGGAACAAAGCCCGCTCAAACTGCTTGCCGCACAGCGATGGACGAGCCTCGTGCAAATACCGTTCCAGCGCCTTGATGGACGGCACGCCGAGCGGCACGATGCGTTCCTTATCGCCCTTGCCGCGTACCTGCACCCGCGCCTGGTCCAGGTGCAGATCCGCCTCGCGCAGTGAGGTCACCTCGCTCACGCGCAGCCCCCCGGCATACAGCAGCTCCAGGATGGCGTAGTCACGCAACGCCTGCGGTTCTGCCTGCGGATGGTTTGCCATCTGCGCGGCTCGTGTCAGCACATCGTCCACCTCGGACTCCGCCAGCGATTTGGGCAACACCTTCCACGAAGCCGGTGTCTCCAGGTTCACCGTCGGGTCATGCTGAATGCGCTTATCCTTCAGCAGCCAGCGGTAGAATCCACGCCAGCAACTCAGCTTTCTTGCGATGGATCGCGACTCGACATGCCGCCCGCGCATGTCTTCCATAAAAGCGCTCACCTGCTCCTGCCTGGCCTCCGGCAGCGGCGTGTGGGTTGTTTCCAGAAACTCGGCAAGCTGCTCCAGGTCACGCTGGTAGCTCTCGCAGGACAGCGGTCGCAACCCCTTCTCCACCCGCAGATAGGTCATGTACTCGCGCAGAATGGCCGGTGTGCCGGCTGCATCGCTCATGGCTGCAATTATCAGACGTTCCCACAGGCGCTTCACCCCGGGGAACCAACATCGTCAGCAGCGCAGCATGGGAAAATAGACAGATGCCCGTATCGCTCAGCACGGACCAGCTTTTTGCTTCCATTCGCGAACTCGCACCCAAAGTCGCCGTCTTCGACTGCGACGGAACTCTGTGGCACCCTGACTCCGGCTCCGGCTTTATGCGCTGGAGCACCAAAACCGGCCTCTTCTCACCACAGCAAAGCGCCTGGATTGAAGGCCGTCACGCCGAATATCACGATGGCAAAGTGGACGAAATCACCATCTGCGGCGAAATGGTGCAGGTTTACGAGGGCCTGACCGAGCAGGCTATCCGCGCCTCCGCCGCCGAGTTTTTCCGCTCGGAGATCGAGCCTTTTATCTTCCCGGAGATGTTTGACCTGGTCAGCGACCTGCGCAAAAAAGGCGTCGAGATCTGGGCCGTCTCCTCCACCTGCGACTGGGTGGTGGAAGAAGGCGTCCGCCGCTTCGGCATCCCTCCGGAGCGCGTTCTGGCCGCCTGCGTCGAGGTAAAAGACGGCGTTGCTACCCGTACCCTGCGGGATGTCCCCTCCGACGAAAACAAGGCCATTTCGCTGCGCCGCGTCGGCCACCACACCCCGGATGCAGTCTTCGGAAACTCCATTCACGACGCAGCGATGCTTGAAATTGCAAAGCGCGCCTACCCTGTCAACCCTTCGGCAGCACTGGTTGAAATCAGCCATGGCAAAGGATGGCCGGTTTACTATCCGGCTGCCGTTCGAACAGTCTGAGGCTTAAAAGCGCCTCAGACGTCTAACCTTGTGTGTACGTGAGCCGAGCTGTGAAGAAAAACCGCCGCCGTACCGGAGCCCAGGCTCCCACCAAACAGGTGCGCCTGGTCGTCGCCGCGCTGATCCTGCGCCAGACCGAGACCGGCCGCGAGGTCCTGGTCTGCCAGCGGCGCCCGGAACAGGCCATGGCTCTGAAGTGGGAGTTCCCCGGTGGCAAGATCGAACCCGGCGAATCCCCGGAAGCCGCCCTGCGCCGCGAACTGAATGAAGAGCTGGGCATCGAGGCCGAGATTGGCCCCCGCGTCACCCGCCTGCGCCACAACTACCGCAACGGCGGAGCGGTTGACCTGCAGTTCTTCACCGTCCATGACTTCAAAGGCGAGCTCGAAAACCGCATCTTCAACGCTATGCAGTGGACCACGCTGGCAAAGCTGCCGGAGTTCGACTTCCTCGCCGCCGACCTTACCCTCATCCAGGACCTGGCCGCCGGCAAGCTGATCTAGCTGCACGCGCTTTTACTTGTCTTGCTTGTCCTTCCGCAGCGAAGCGGAAAAATTTGCCTCTCTGCCCCTTAGAACATTCCCCGGATCGTGTTCCACATCATCACAACCGTCAGGCCAATCACCACAATCGCGGTCGTCCATGCCACCAGGTTCAGCCACAGGTTATTGGTCCACGTGCCCATCAGCTCTTTCTTGTTGATCAGCTTCAGCATGAAGATCAGCACAATGGGCAGCAGAACGCCGTTCAGCACCTGCGACAGAATTGTCATCGGCACCAGAGGGAAGTTCGGCACCAGCACCACCGCCGCACCCGCAACAATCAGGATGGTGTACAGCCAGTAGAAGAACGGCGCCTGGTTAAAGCGTTTATCCACGCCACTCTCAAAGCCAAGCCCCTCGCAGACCGTGTAGGCCGTCGACAACGGCAGAATGGACGCGGCAAACAAACTGGCGTTGAACAGGCCCGCCGCAAACAGGATGAAGGCATAGTCGCCCGCCACCGGCTTCATCGCCTCGGCGGCATCGGCCGGTACCTGGATATCGCGCATACCGTGTGTGTACAGCGTCACCGCGCAGACCACCACGATGAACCAGGCCACAATATCGGTAAAGATGGAACCAACGATCACGTCCAGCCTGGAGGCGCGGTACTGCCGCACGCTGACGCCCTTTTCCACGATCGACGACTGCAGGTAGAACTGCATCCACGGCGTAATCGTTGTGCCAATCACACCAATCGTCATGTAGATGTAGTTGCGGTCGCGCCAGATCGAACGCTCCGGCAGCTTTACCGTCTCCACCATGGCCGCATGCCAGTCAGGACGTCCCAGCACGCCGGCGATGATGTAGGCGATATAGAAGACACTGGCCGCAAGAAAGATCTTCTCCACGTTCTTGTAGTCGCCAAAGACCACCAGAGCCCACACCAGCAGCGCGCAGATAGGCACACTGATGTATTTACTGACGTGGAAGAGTTGCAGACTGCCCGCAATACCGGAGAACTCGGCAATCACGTTGCCGAAGTTGACGATGACCAGCAGCACCATCATCACGAAGGTCATGCGCAGACCGAACTCTTCACGGATCAGATCGGAAAGGCCTTTGCCCGTCACCGCGCCCATGCGGGCACACATCTCCTGCACCACGATCAGCGCCAGCGTGATCGGGATCATG
Protein-coding regions in this window:
- the secA gene encoding preprotein translocase subunit SecA, translated to MINTVLAKVFGTSNERAVKKLLPVVEQINALEPSIAALSDEALRAKTVEFRERIAARINRIEDRDAVYAAESAALDEILPEAFAVVREAGKRAVGMRHFDVQLIGGMVLHSGKISEMRTGEGKTLVATLPCYLNALAGRGVHVVTVNDYLAKRDAEWMGKIYGFLGLSVGVIVHDLDDRQRREAYAADITYGTNNEFGFDYLRDNMKFELTDLVQRGHYYAIVDEVDSILIDEARTPLIISGPTDQTTDKYARVNVIIPQLELGELTETLETKTYTGDYVVDEKHKAITVTDEGWEKIEGLLGIGNIADPENWDLKHHVETAIKAHTLYRRDVEYVVRDGEIIIVDEFTGRMMPGRRWSDGLHQAIEAKEGVAIRKEDQTLATITFQNYFRLYKKLSGMTGTAETEAAEFDKIYKLEIVVIPTNRPMLRIEHQDVVYRTAKEKYFAVADEIARLHATQQPVLVGTTSIEKSELLSNILQQKGVRHVVLNAKFHEREAEIVAQAGRLGMVTIATNMAGRGTDILLGGNAEFMARQELVKKSLARAVSAAEGAISPTAGPGMTRFLYQGQEFETGQQQWDAVYAEYAAKAAAERAKVSEAGGLFIIGTERHESRRVDNQLRGRAGRQGDPGASKFYLSLEDDLMRIFAREWVSTLLQRLGMEEGVPIESGMITRRIEAAQKAVETQNFESRKHVLEYDDVMNKQREAVYGLRKGLLEGVEQKELILDDYVPTALSAALDAHAPADAHPDNWKTEELFAALADVFGPGLDKEVDASQLNRHELGEAIYEKLRARYEFKEQILQPQGMRYHERVIMLSVLDSLWKDHLLAMDHLKEGIGLRGYAQQDPLVAYKKESFEMFEAMMLRFQEDTLRTLYRMQIIGPDGTPIETLEQMEALRPVQAPDSEGAPVLEAENAVPESRDIPIPTRAPQTTIDELEREFQRRKERELEMARQAGGDGSAEPVTQIRTGEKVGRNDLCPCGSGKKFKKCHGAEV
- a CDS encoding rhamnogalacturonan acetylesterase produces the protein MRIFPVCLLLACSAVTLAQAPTPASQTNPDDVVARPTPKYDAVQQPLNPALPTVFLVGDSTAQNKADLGWGDHFAHYFDTTKINVANRARAGRSSRTFIHEGAWDAVLAQVKKGDFVLIQMGHNDGGDLDGPKPRGTLKGIGEEQKEVTLQDGTKETVHTFGWYLRKYIADTRAKGATPILLNLTVRNIWTDGRIERDMGYDGFIRQTAMAEHVAFVDMATIEANKLEAMGQEKTKLLFPIDHTHTSAEGAELNASCVVQALWQSGSVLTPFLKLQL
- a CDS encoding tyrosine-type recombinase/integrase, translated to MSFQDLTDEFLRVVENERGASPHTIRAYRRELKDFAAYLSESFGEQGSIARVEHTHIRNYLAVLFDRGLGKPSAARALAAIRSWFKWLARAGHVQQNPAVLVSTPKLPKHLPRVPSVEEVNRVLDSMEGDEEAIGWAARERAIWELLYGCGIRNSELVGIDMHDIQWRNEAVLIRGKGKKERFVPLGDAAAEVIRAYMPEREQRLQKAGKGALVEDGPLLVNARIRGEARLTTRSIGRIVKAIAVSKGLPADVHPHTLRHAFGAHMLEEGADLRAIQEILGHERLSTTQRYTQLTVNQVQRVYDETHPRAK
- a CDS encoding tyrosine recombinase; the encoded protein is MSDAAGTPAILREYMTYLRVEKGLRPLSCESYQRDLEQLAEFLETTHTPLPEARQEQVSAFMEDMRGRHVESRSIARKLSCWRGFYRWLLKDKRIQHDPTVNLETPASWKVLPKSLAESEVDDVLTRAAQMANHPQAEPQALRDYAILELLYAGGLRVSEVTSLREADLHLDQARVQVRGKGDKERIVPLGVPSIKALERYLHEARPSLCGKQFERALFLSVRGRPLTRDLVWSMVKKWDKHASPHMLRHSCATHMVEHGADLRSVQTLLGHADIATTQVYTHVALGRLKQVHRLHHPRAKRRTEAVS
- a CDS encoding HAD family hydrolase; translation: MPVSLSTDQLFASIRELAPKVAVFDCDGTLWHPDSGSGFMRWSTKTGLFSPQQSAWIEGRHAEYHDGKVDEITICGEMVQVYEGLTEQAIRASAAEFFRSEIEPFIFPEMFDLVSDLRKKGVEIWAVSSTCDWVVEEGVRRFGIPPERVLAACVEVKDGVATRTLRDVPSDENKAISLRRVGHHTPDAVFGNSIHDAAMLEIAKRAYPVNPSAALVEISHGKGWPVYYPAAVRTV
- a CDS encoding (deoxy)nucleoside triphosphate pyrophosphohydrolase, which produces MKKNRRRTGAQAPTKQVRLVVAALILRQTETGREVLVCQRRPEQAMALKWEFPGGKIEPGESPEAALRRELNEELGIEAEIGPRVTRLRHNYRNGGAVDLQFFTVHDFKGELENRIFNAMQWTTLAKLPEFDFLAADLTLIQDLAAGKLI
- a CDS encoding Nramp family divalent metal transporter is translated as MKKFSLRARLLMFLAVLGPGFITANVDNDAGGILTYSQAGAQYGYKLLWTMIPITLALIVVQEMCARMGAVTGKGLSDLIREEFGLRMTFVMMVLLVIVNFGNVIAEFSGIAGSLQLFHVSKYISVPICALLVWALVVFGDYKNVEKIFLAASVFYIAYIIAGVLGRPDWHAAMVETVKLPERSIWRDRNYIYMTIGVIGTTITPWMQFYLQSSIVEKGVSVRQYRASRLDVIVGSIFTDIVAWFIVVVCAVTLYTHGMRDIQVPADAAEAMKPVAGDYAFILFAAGLFNASLFAASILPLSTAYTVCEGLGFESGVDKRFNQAPFFYWLYTILIVAGAAVVLVPNFPLVPMTILSQVLNGVLLPIVLIFMLKLINKKELMGTWTNNLWLNLVAWTTAIVVIGLTVVMMWNTIRGMF